The genome window AATAGACGTCTTATCAGCCAGAAAATTCCATACAAACCTGGAAACATCATCCACCAATCCAAGATAAGGTGTGGAGGAAGGTTCACCTTGGATAACACCAGCGTAATGGCTTGGACATTTATTGGTAGGTGAAATGTAATTCTTCACCAGTTCGCAATACATCCCCGGTTCACAGTTCAATAGGCAATCCATGAGTTCTTGAACTAGAGAGGCATTCACATTAATGGCACTTAAACTTGAGATGCTTGAATCTTTGCTGTTGCTTGCAAGAATGTAAAGGGTGCGGGCAATCAGAGAACCAGCTGCCGCTATGGCTGAAGAATTTATATTTgctaaattgaagaaatgaggAAGAGTATCAGTGcactaaaaaaaatcaacaaaaaacaaaataaagcttGTGAGATTGTGAAAACTTACAGACATCATCAAGGTGACTATGGTAGAACTTGTTGGCAAATGCACTATCAAAATCTTCTAACACAACACCAGAAGTCTGAGGATTCTGTCGAAAAATAATGCAGAATGAATTTCCACAGAACCAAAGGCCCATACTTGAAAGCAGAATAATACATCAAGCAATTCACACACTTTCAGTACACGAGACTAAAATGATCAGAAGCAAACATTGTGTACAAATATTTGCAGTGACATATCAGCATGAAAGCACAACAGGAGTATGAAAACAATTTAAAATTGCTGAAAACATTTCAATGAAGTCATAAATCCACGAGATCAAAACAGCGCTCAAAACTATTTAGCAGCAAGAACAAGAAAACTCCTACTAGGCGCTCATACCTCTTCAACTCCTAAATCAAAAAGGTTTTGGCCAAAAAGTCCTAGACAAGACATCGACACTGGAATTGGAATATCTCCAATGAGCAATGGAGATTAAGTTGAATTCACtcacaaagcaaaaaaaatttaaaagccaAGCATGACAAAAACAGATAGAATGAGAAAAAGCTTTATACCAAGTCACATCCTTGTTATTCCACAACAGAAGTAATTGTGTCATGAATAGTGGAAGAAATTTAGAACTTCAAATGTGTAGACCAAACCTTTCTTAGAAACACCATCAAGGAGGAGGGAGGTATCCCAGGATTTGAAATACTAGGCATTGAGATCATAACATGTTCAGACTTGAGTGAAGCTTGAGCTCGTTCCAAGGCaattattgtttgatttgtgGCAGATGAAACCTGCATTAAGATCAgccaaacattaaaaaaaatacaaaatgccCACCAGGTTGATCATCAATTCAAAAATGCTTGTGTCTGTTCATGTTCAAGTGTGAATTGATGGGTGGGTGTGCCCAGGGGAAGGGGAGGGGGCTCGCACAAGAAATTACTTATTACAGTGAAAGCATAGCCTAGAGTTTGGCTCATTGTTGAGATAAAAAAGCACAGATAAATAGAATTGAACTGAATTTCAGTTAACTTTCTTCCCAAGGGTCAAGAATAACAGATCCAAAGGAGTAAACATACAGAGAGTAGAAAAAAAGAGCATAGGGAACACTGGAATGATCCAAATACCATGTGAATACAAGATGTaacttaatattaaaaaaaaaatgacaattaCATTCATTCAGTTCATCAAACGTAATCCAAAgatgtgtgagagagagaactGTAAAGCTGAAGAGAGAGTTACATTCTAAAATATTAAAGGAGAAAATAAAAGCGTCCCACCCCAGCAGTATGAGCGAAAAAGGTTTTATTGTCTTGACTGAAGCCCTTTCCCACGGATCCTATTTCCAAAACCTGCACAAAATTATTTTACCACCAGTTAGCTTCTTCATTATCACATTGATCAAAAGTTGTGcaaagtcacaaacctataccTTAACATAAAACTGAGGCATGCAAATGATCATCTAAAATCATACTTTGTCTAGGCAATTATAAAGCAAGTGTATTCAGAGGAACTACCCAACTGAACCAAGACTCCAACTTGACACACAATAAACCATTTGCAACAGAGTTATATATTAGGATAAATGGATTAACTAAAACAGAGAGAGGTCATCAACAGGATACCGTCTCAATTAATTTGTTGGAAAGGCCATTGACAGGATCTGACCCCAAATCAAGTTCAAGCAAAAATCTCCGGCTACCAAGGTAACCCCAAGCCTCCCCAGTGAAAACTGTAAAAACAAGCTGCACGAATTTAAAAACAATCAGCACATTATCAACCATAGAGAAATCACAGAAAGAGTTAGCACACAAACAAATGTACAAACCGAACTTGGCCATCATGACAGGGAACTTATAAAAAAAAGCGATTGCAACAGCATCATTCCAAAATGATGTTGCATTCACTTGAAGATTAACGAAAGAAGTTGTTGCACAAGCTGTTTGTATTGGCACCTCTAATCTAATTCTAGCTTTCCTCTGCTCTAGTtcctcaaaaatattttttgcctTCATCAACTCTCAGCACCACCTTTAGTGCCCTTCCATTtttagtgtgtttggattgagggatttggaggggggggggggagagaagggaaggaataatacatttccctctctcatgtttggatagataaaaaaagaaaggaaagaaaattagtttaatttactaatttatccttactttTATGTTAGAAGTgtcatgtataagggtaaaataggattttaacttataaataacttaattagtcatcccttccctccaaatgactccattttggggaggaagaattttgacaaaacttgaatgaaatcttcctcccaaatcccctcaaatccctcctttaatttttttataaactatcttGGAAGGAAACcacatttcccttctcttcccttccctccaaattcttcaatccaaacacactcttaaacaCCAAACACTGGCACCAACAATTATCACTCCTCCAGCCACTTGGCTGCATAATGGGAGGGACTGCAACAAAATAGCTTTAGATGATACTAAATCTACCTTAGGAACATTCTTCTTGGATCAAAACTCTTAAATTTGTGTTTTCCATTCATTCTTACTATAGCATTTGTAATTTCCAGGATCCCATCAAACTGGTTTCCTCAGCGTGTACTTAGGTGGCATCCTTGGTGCCTTTTGAactaatttattttctattcAAAGGGAAACCTTTACCGTGTTATGTAGTAAAATATTACACACATAAGGGTTTTGTAAAACAATAAGTCCTTTGAATGCATGTGTTTTACACAACATAAACTACCAGTTCATTAGACATTTGCATAAAAAGAAGATATTATTTGATGTGCCCAAGAGTACATTTTAACGTAAAAttgtaaaagatttaaaaaACAGCATGACTCGAATGATGGATAATCCTACAGCAGTAAAGAGCACCATAGTAGCTTTCTATGAAGTGCAACTTATTCAAAacgtagaaagaaagaaacaaacagaaaaagatCAGATACCCAGAATATGCAAAAGGCCTGATACccaaaatatgcaaaaggcCTCTACAATAACGAGCCAAAACTGATATAGCACAATAActatgagaaaaataaattttcgaAACAAGCATTATGCAAGAAATGACAATCTCATACCCACCTGTTTACTGAGACTATCCAAACCATCCACACGTGAAAGAGCATCAACAGCTGCTAGCATCGCTATCAATCCCTAAATGCATGTCAAACAATTTTATGCATTATTTAGGGAATGAAAATGATTATAAAGACAGAATCAAACTTAAAGCAATAGCATAAGcaacaaagaaaaagtaaaCTCACAGATATAGGGGAATCTGCACCAAGGCTTTTGTCACGGAAAAATGAAGCTGCATCCATAGTTGCCACTGCTAATATAATAGGCTTGGGTGTGTCCAAGGACGAGACATTAATTGGCGGGAGTGATGACCAGACACTGCCCTTCATAACAAAGATAGCAAAAATTAAATGGAAGGCagaaactttatttttttatgtttgaagAAATGCTTTTTTCTTGAAGACAGTTTCATGGTCTCAATTTTctccaaaaatcacaaaaaaaaaaaaaaaatacttaaacaTAGTAAAACATGAGTGTCAAGAAAATGAGGCATGTTCCTTTGACATAATTATAGAAACAATTGAAGTTGCCTTCACTCAGCTGTCTGGACAGATAATCAATCATCCTACCGGAAAACAGCTACTAAACTCAAAAACACCTAAAATGAGACCTTTTTATGGCCCAAAATGAGAGTctttaaaaaaaggaataatCTATTTGGTACAGGGTTTCATTCTGCTTGTCATCTTTTCCATTCTCCATTCCAATTGTTGATCCTGTGCTTTTTACCAACTTAAGTATTAATGCAACAAGATTGTGGTACACCACAAATGAAGACAGTTCAATTCATGGAGGCACATATTACAACCAGCAGCAGAATAGGGAAAAACTACTGATCCCACAAAAGAAGGCACATCCTTTCTCACAGATACTATGAAAATGTAATACCATATCAgatcttcatcttttttcccCCTCAATTTTAACTACAAGAGACTTATTAACACTGACCATGAATGACAGCAAGGGCACCTTTAGGACTAAaaaatctctcttccttttaattCCTGAAAGAATCTCATGTTCTGAATTATAAATACCCATTATATACAGCGACAAAGTCCTCAAAGAAAAATCCTTAACTTGCAACTTGAAGTTAAACTCTACCAACAACACACCAGCAATCATGCGTTAAATGTAACCTTCTtagaggaaaaaggaaaaaaaattaccacCACGCAATCACAATAAATCTTGGTTACATGAGCACATGTAAGAGTTGTATTCACCTTTAGAAGTATAAAATCTTCTTTCATTAATACAAAATTCACCAAGTTAGACCCCCTGAgaatttctttcttctctaaGAAAGTAGTCCTGGACAATGATATACCAAAACGAATTCAAAAAGTTTCTTTTCCATCCAAGAACCAGCAGGAGAGAATGCACCATGGAATAATAAGTAATTTGTTATCCATTCCTGggttctagcatcctagaattAATTCACAATATCCAGCATTCGTAATAAACTAGGAAATACTCCTATATAGAATCTTCCAGGAGTGTCTTAAGAGTTTTATATGCCTTCctttaactctatttatttaatGACCTTATTGTCTATTTTCCATCCATAGATATTAGGAATAgtccaaaatataaatacatactCCTCTTATTCAATAATACTTTCGAGAACTAAAGCGGTCAGTTTGAGTTCAGAGAAAGAGTGTATAAAAAGCTTTCCATCTCTCTCAACAGTAACATAGTTCTTGGCAACCCAATTGGGGTAAATTCTTATCATGAAATCCCCTAAACACGAGAAATTAAGAGGAAATTAAATTGATCAACTGGTACTAAATAACTCCACTTTTCCTATCCACCAAATGCTTGTATAGTTATGCTGGACACATTTTTCACATAAAGTTTCAGAATGTACCAGAAATGTATGAGCAAATAAAAGGATATCAAATGTAAGACCATATGGACATTCAAATAACTCAACCACAGTAGTTGGTGCAAGAATATTTATACCTTTCAACTAACTAGGAAGAATCAAAGAAATacataaaaacaaaaggaacaGAAATTTATGATAAATTTACCTGTATCCGCCTAGTGGAAGGCAAGTTTGTTCTTTTAAACAAGATTCCGAATCACGAGTCCCATATTTGGTAGTCTAATCCAAGCAAGTCAGAAAAAACAAGAAGTttataattcaaaattttaagatAACATACAATTATCAGAAATTGAGAAGGGTCATGAAATTGAATCAATTTCGACCTGCATCACCACGTCAAACTCAGCAACATCCACAGTATACgatctcttctttttctcattCTTCAAAGCAACCTGCATGCAAAAGTTACATCATAACATACAAATTAGCTCAAGACTACAAGGCCCAAATCTAATAtagttaaaaataaataactaaaaaaagaacaccacaaaattacaaaataaaaaatcatccAAGCAAGTGCATACAGGTTCTTCAGAGAACTATTCAGGAAAGCTCCATTATGAGAAAAGAGGTCTGGATCGAAATCCCCATTCTCTTCCAGGTGGAATACACTACAGTATTTGAACTGAGAAATTTACActcaatgaaataaacttgCATGATGAGTTCTGTACTATTCTTTTATGTAAAAAGTacgagaaaatatatacatacacagttTAAAATTAAAAGTACATAACATCACCGTAAATAACATTAAAACTCATTATGTATGCTATTATTCGTATTATGAATGTTTCGTATGACATTAACTTCACAGATTTCCATGAAAGAGCCTTAGCTGACTAAGTTTTCATTGAATTCAACCAAATATCACTTCAGTAAGCTACTCTATTTTCTCGCCATGGAAAGAGATACCATTTTGGTAAAAGCTACTGATACAGAACCGCCTTTGCGTACTTATTCACGAAAAAGGTGGAGGAATCGTGTTGAAGATGGAGATCAGTTTTTAAGTGACCAAGTCCCTCCATAATCATCCCACGATGACAGCAGTTCCACTCAAGCCATTAACTGCAGCAGTTCCACTTTCATCAACTGTTTCCTACTTTCTAGGAGTTTGTTTCTATCTATTTAGTATAAATAACTATAGGCTTTGTTGAGGAGTTATCAGATTATTGTTAATATTACTTATTGGAGCTTTGTCCTCTCCTAACGGACTAGTTATTGGTTGTGATTGTGTTTAAGATTCTTGCACGATTTGCCACCAATATTCATCTCTTCCATCATATTTGATTCCTTTTCCATCTCATATTCCTAGCCCCTATCATTTTGGTATCAGAGGAGTCGATCCATCATGGTAAACACCAGATCTTCCAACCTGCAAATTGACCCAGCAAACCCAAACACCGACCCACCAGCCAACCCAAATTCTGATTCCATTGCCCAACAATTATCAGCCATTGCTTCCAAATTAAACACCATAGACTCTCTAGCAGCCGAAGTCGCAGCCCTCAAATCCCAATCTAGTGGGGCCCCTCATGCAGAAACCAGTACTCGTGTCTCTAACAAAGGAAAGTCCAAAGAAATTCCCATGGGACCACATGAGAAGGGTAGAACAACCTGGTCAGAAGTAGAAGATGACGACATGGACAATCCCTGGTGGTTTAAAAGTCCTTCCCGGCGTCCTCATACGAAAATGGAATTTCCAAAGTATGACGGAGGTGATCCACGAGGTTGGATCCTGAAAGCTGAAAAATATTTTCGTTATTATCAGACTCCGGAGGATCTCAAAGTCGACATTGCTGCCATGTATCTTGAAGGTGATGCCCTCGATTTATTTGCTTGGGTTAATCGTGAACGAACCTTGCTATACTGGGAAGAGCTTGTCAACACTTTGCAGGAAAGCTTTGGTCCGGCGGAGTTCCAAAATCCTGACGAATATCTTTGCAATATACGGCAAACCGGGTCTGTACAAGAATACCGTCAAGAATTTGCCAAGAGATCTTCACGAGTTACAAATTGGCCAGAACATTGTTTACTGGGTGTGTTTTTAAATGGCTTAAAGGAGGAGCTAAAGGCTGATGTTAGAATCCATAAGCACAGGACAGACTACAAGGCCGTGAGTTTGGCCCTTGAATTTGAGACCAAACTAGGCCCAAATCGGAGCACTAGAGGGCCCAATTGGACCACATCCAGCCGCCCCAACACATTACCCCAATCCTCATCCACGCGAGCTCTACCACCTTGCGACCATACCTCTTCTACATCGACTTTTCACAACAATTCACGCAGCAATTTCACAGCCACCCCAGCTGCAACCCAATCCCAGCAAACCCGATCTTGGCAAGCTGAAAAACAGGAGCGAATGGCCAAGGGTCTCTGTTTCAGGTGTAACGAGAAATTTGCTCCCGGACATAGATGCAAACCAACGAGCTTCTCTCTAATGGAGCTTACGGACAGCGAACTACCGGCCGAAGAAGATGAGAATGTTGTTAACGACGACCCATCAATGGCAGATTTGGCTGAGATTTCTTTCCACGCTATTCTGGGTAAATCGTCAGGCACCACAATGAAGCTTCTGGGTACTGTTCAAGGGCGCCAAGTTCTGATTTTGATTGATAGCGGATCCACACATAATTTCATTGCGGAGAAGATTGTGGAAGAAGTCGAGTTGCCTGTTCAAATTATTCCTCCTTTCGGAGTTCAAATTGGTAATGGTGAAGTGGTTAAATGCAATCGCATTTGTCAGGAAGTCCCGGTAGAGCTTCCTGGGCTGACAATTACCCAAGACTACTACCCGTTTGCAATTGGTGGTGCTGACCTGGTTTTGGGTATCAAATGGCTTGCCTCCTTAAATACAGTACAAGCCAATTGGAACGAAATGTTCCTCATTTTTCATCTGAAAGGCAAGAAATATAAGCTCCAAGGGGTCCCTCACAAAACACAAGCTGAAGCCAGCTTTCAATATTTTTCAACAGAGATCAACACCACCTCAGGTACTAATTCTATCCAACACTCTGAAATTCACAATTTACTTAACAATTTTGGAGCTATCTTTCAGGAACCCAATACCCTTCCACCCTTTCGTACCCATACCCACAATATACCATTACTACCAAATTCAAAGCCCCCAAACATCAGACCTTACAGATATCCTTATTCTCAAAAGTCTGAAATTGAAAATCAGGTTTCTGATTTATTAAGATCAGGTTTTGCTCGCCCTAGTACCAGCCCCTTTGCCAGCCCAGTCCTTTTAGTCAAGAAAAAAGATAACTCTTGGCGAatgtgtgtggattaccgaAGCTTAAACCAGATTACCATCCCTGATAAATATCCCATTCCCAACATTGATGAGCTTCTTGATGAATTACATGGTGCCActattttttccaaaattgaCCTCAGGTCCGGTTATCACCAAATACGTGTCAACCCTACTGACGTTCCCAAAACTGCCTTTCGAACCCATTCTGGCCATTACGAGTTTGTTGTCATGCCGTTTGGCCTCACCAATGCTCCTTCAACCTTCCAATCTGCCATGAATGACCTTTTCCGACCCTATCTCCGCCAATTTATCTTGGTGTTCTTTGATGACATCCTGGTCTATAGCCAAACAGTCCAACAACACCTTCACCATTTGCAAATCACCCTTCAACTCCTTAAGGATAACCATTTTTTTGCTAAAGCTTCCAAATGTATGTTTGGCCAGCGCCAAATCTCTTTCCTGGGTCATGTGGTTTCTGCTGAGGGTGTTGCCGTTGATCCAGAGAAAATTCAGGCAGTCCTAGATTGGCCCATGCCAACTAATGTGAAAGAACTTCGAGGGTTCTTGGGCTTAACAGGTTATTACCGCAGGTTCGTAAAGAATTATGGGACTCTTGCAAGGCCATTAACAGATCTTACACGGAAAAATGCATTCCATTGGTCTTCTCTGGCTGAAACAGCTTTCCACACTCTACAACAAGTATTGACTTCGGTGCCTGTCCTGCGTCTACCTAATTTTCAACAGCCATTCACGGTGGAATGTGACGCCTCTTCTGATGGCATTGGCGCAATCCTTCTCCAATCTGATCATCCGATTGCATATTTCAGTAAGGGATTCTCTTTATCTAATCGCTTGAAATCTACTTATGATCGGGAATTGCTAGCTCTTGTACTTGCCTTGCAAAAATGGCGACATTATTTGTTGGGACGCCACTTCTTTGTCAAAACAGACCATTTCAGCCTCAAATATTTATTGGAGCAGTGGGTTACAACAAATGAGCAGCAGCGGCTACTTATCAAGTTGCTTCCGTTTGATTTTTCTATCATTTACAAGGCTGGAAAAGAAAACATAGGGGCAGATGCACTTTCCAGGCGTCCCCAACATGCTGATTTTTTAGCTTTGGCTCTTCCTGTTTCTTTGGATTTTATGGATTTGCAGGAAGCTCTTCAAGTGGATCCTTACACTCGGGAAAtaatggcttctttatcccAAGATTCTACTACTTACCCAGAATTTCAGGTGGTGGATAAAAAGCTTTATTTCAAGAATCGTTTGGTGATCCCTGACAACACTACTCTTAAACAAAAGCTTTTGTCTGAATCTCATGATTCATTGACTGGGGGGCACGGTGGTTATTTGAAGACTCTGAAACGCatttcttctaattttttttggccCGGTATGAAGCATGATGTCAAGGTCTTTGTTCAAAATTGCTTACCTTGCCAACAGAACAAATATCAAGCTTTAGCACCCGCGGGACTTCTGCAACCTCTCCCTTTACCAGAGAGAATATGGGAAGATATTTCACTTGATTTCATTGTTGGCCTCCCAAAATCTCATGGGTTCGATACCattttggtggtggtggatcgTTTCAGCAAATACTCACATTTTCTGCCCTTATCTCATCCATTTACAGCAAAAATTGTTGCTGATATTTTTTGCAGGGAAATAGTAAGACTTCATGGCATACCCAGATCCATTCTTTCGGACAGAGATGTCATATTTCTCAGTGCTTTCTGGCAAGCACTCTTTAAGTCCAGCAACACTCGTTTGCGTATGGGTACGGCTTATCACCCTCAATCAGATGGCCAAACAGAGGTGGTTAACCGGTGTTTGGAAGCCTATTTGCGGTGTTTTGCACATGAACAACCTCATGCTTGGCGTAAATTTCTTCCTTGGGCAGAGTATTCATTCAATACAGGATTTCATACTTCCACTGGCACTACCCCTTTCAAGATTGTTTATGGGCGAGATCCACCAGCTCTTCATCCGTTTGTTCCAGGCGAAACACGCATTGCTGAGCTTGAAGAACAACTTATTACTCGTGATGATATGTTGAAACTTTTAAAAGCTAATCTCTTGAAGGCACAATCTCGAATGAAAGCACATGCTGATTCAAAGAGACGGGAGCTGAGTTTCAATGTGGGTGATTCTGTCTTTTTACGGGTTCAACCTTACCGCCAACACACACTTGCTAAAAGACGGTATGAGAAACTTTCTCCTCGATTTTTTGGTCCTTACAAGATCATTCGACGTGTTGGTCCAGTGGCTTATGAATTAGAACTTCCTGCTTCTTCCAAAGTCCATCCCATCTTTCATGTTTCTTTGCTACGTCCAGCTATGGGACAAGTTCCAGCTACTCCACCAGCACCACTCCCCATTACTTCTGACTGGAATATCAATATCCTCCCTGCCAAAGTGTTAGCTCATCGTTGGGTCAAAGAGGGAGGTGTTCATACTTTGGAACTGTTAGTTCAATGGGAAGGTCGTCCTATTGAAGAAGCTAGCTGGGAGAATTATGACCTTCTTGCCGGCCAATTTCCGTATTTCTGCCTTGAGGACAAGGCGAGTTTCCAGGGGGGGTGTACTGATACAGAACCGCCTTTGCGTACTTATTCACGAAAAAGGTGGAGGAATCGTGTTGAAGATGGAGATCAGTTTTTAAGTGACCAAGTCCCTCCATAATCATCCCACGATGACAGCAGTTCCACTCAAGCCATTAACTGCAGCAGTTCCACTTTCATCAACTGTTTCCTACTTTCTAGGAGTTTGTTTCTATCTATTTAGTATAAATAACTATAGGCTTTGTTGAGGAGTTATCAGATTATTGTTAATATTACTTATTGGAGCTTTGTCCTCTCCTAACGGACTAGTTATTGGTTGTGATTGTGTTTAAGATTCTTGCACGATTTGCCACCAATATTCATCTCTTCCATCATATTTGATTCCTTTTCCATCTCATATTCCTAGCCCCTATCAGCTACACTACACAAAGTATAACTTGTGATAATGTCACAGGAACTTTGACATCGAAAACATAAACATAAgcactacaaaaaaaaaatatatatcaaaggGATATTTTACAAAGAATACAAAAAGTTATGAGCTGCATAAATTACCTCCTGCAGGGTAACAGTGCCACTCTCAGAGAGCAAGAATACCGGAAAATTATAAGCCTTCCACATAGCACCAGATCCCTGCAAATGCAAAGCATGAAAGCTTTAGCTTGTCAAACACACTGCAGAAGAGAAATCTCCTACAATCCTACATTTATCAAGGGGACTTTTGTTATTGATATCGCCTATCATTGTTAAAGAAGCTACTTCTCATTTGAACAATGTTCACAGAACCACCCCATTTTATATGTCAATTCGAGCACAAGTTGACTGGATGTTTTTACCGACCACCAAGTATGATGTAAatgctaaaaataaaataagcgCTTGAAAGAAACAATAGCTTGGATGCATAAAAGtgtcaaaatttaaatttaatgcAACAATATAGTATCAATTGTGAAATTTCTCACATACAATTGGGTTCCATTCATGACTGATGCTTTGATAGGGTGCAAATTCAGCCTCTGGGAACTTGTAAGCTGGAGAAAATTCTGCAAGAGAGACAGATGCTATGATCAGCAGCATTTTACAGAATGTGCTTCACCCAGCTCggatattgaaaagaaaaaaaagagaaatcccTGCAAAAATTATCAGTGACAATTGCATTCACCTTTcaatttgttttgaatttctGTCCCTGATTCAACCAACACACCAGCAATGTTCTTGGCAAGACTTGAATCATTTGATATTCTGAAGCAGAAACAGACATCTGACATTATGATAATCAGAATAAAACATTATGTCTTCAATAAATATCATAGCATTACAACCACCAACACCTCATTGATAACAATGATTATAATTAGTAAACACCAGAGTACGTATCAATACAAAGTAAAATACAGGTAAAAGAGTACTAACGACTAATTGAAGCCATCAATTGACATGCATGTCCAGAACATCTTAACTACTGATTATTGGTCTTTACTGCACCATATGAAAACTATTATATAAAATTGGGGGAAATTAGGCCAAGTGGCCTTAAAAAGGACAAA of Tripterygium wilfordii isolate XIE 37 chromosome 13, ASM1340144v1, whole genome shotgun sequence contains these proteins:
- the LOC120013393 gene encoding nicastrin isoform X1, which gives rise to MDRKQPLIPILLVLFIFQMRFAFSGKINSMESVPDLQEAMYMVIDGFPCVRLLNLSGEIGCSNPGRDKVVAPVVRFKKDMELSHSSAILVSLDEFQYLFDRISNDSSLAKNIAGVLVESGTEIQNKLKEFSPAYKFPEAEFAPYQSISHEWNPIGSGAMWKAYNFPVFLLSESGTVTLQEVALKNEKKKRSYTVDVAEFDVVMQTTKYGTRDSESCLKEQTCLPLGGYSVWSSLPPINVSSLDTPKPIILAVATMDAASFFRDKSLGADSPISGLIAMLAAVDALSRVDGLDSLSKQLVFTVFTGEAWGYLGSRRFLLELDLGSDPVNGLSNKLIETVLEIGSVGKGFSQDNKTFFAHTAGVSSATNQTIIALERAQASLKSEHVMISMPSISNPGIPPSSLMVFLRKNPQTSGVVLEDFDSAFANKFYHSHLDDVSNINSSAIAAAGSLIARTLYILASNSKDSSISSLSAINVNASLVQELMDCLLNCEPGMYCELVKNYISPTNKCPSHYAGVIQGEPSSTPYLGLVDDVSRFVWNFLADKTSIPKENSSLCSQDCGNEGELCLRSEMKGKGTCVVSTTRYVPAYSTRLKFESETWNLLPENSSDPMGMLDPVWTESNWATIGLRVYTVQDSAYDRIVLLAGIAVTVLAYLAISLTRASITKALKRD
- the LOC120013393 gene encoding nicastrin isoform X2, giving the protein MNFSISLTDVCFCFRISNDSSLAKNIAGVLVESGTEIQNKLKEFSPAYKFPEAEFAPYQSISHEWNPIGSGAMWKAYNFPVFLLSESGTVTLQEVALKNEKKKRSYTVDVAEFDVVMQTTKYGTRDSESCLKEQTCLPLGGYSVWSSLPPINVSSLDTPKPIILAVATMDAASFFRDKSLGADSPISGLIAMLAAVDALSRVDGLDSLSKQLVFTVFTGEAWGYLGSRRFLLELDLGSDPVNGLSNKLIETVLEIGSVGKGFSQDNKTFFAHTAGVSSATNQTIIALERAQASLKSEHVMISMPSISNPGIPPSSLMVFLRKNPQTSGVVLEDFDSAFANKFYHSHLDDVSNINSSAIAAAGSLIARTLYILASNSKDSSISSLSAINVNASLVQELMDCLLNCEPGMYCELVKNYISPTNKCPSHYAGVIQGEPSSTPYLGLVDDVSRFVWNFLADKTSIPKENSSLCSQDCGNEGELCLRSEMKGKGTCVVSTTRYVPAYSTRLKFESETWNLLPENSSDPMGMLDPVWTESNWATIGLRVYTVQDSAYDRIVLLAGIAVTVLAYLAISLTRASITKALKRD